From the genome of Bacillota bacterium, one region includes:
- a CDS encoding ArsB/NhaD family transporter: MPENMQVAFATAVFLITYAIIVSEKIHRSVIAFVGAAVMILTGILNPELAVHYVDWNTIGLLVGMMIIVGITRETGLFEFLAIKAAKMAKGRPLAIMVSLAAITAICSALLDNVTTVLLMVPVTFAIARKLELSPIPFLIVEIISSNIGGTATLIGDPPNIMIGSATHLGFLDFVINLTPVVILIHVVTIFILQLIYKRQMIVTPEIQERIYDLDETQELKDIPLMKKCLLVMGITILGFFLHQFLHLESSVIALTGASLLLLITNSDPEHPLHNVEWPVIFFFIGLFVIVGALEEVGIIESLAHFALEATGGVVFPTGMLILWVSSVASAFVDNIPFVATMIPLIHSMAANNADINTAQNFLWWALSLGACLGGNGTIIGASANVVVIGMAEKRGSRISFMDFFKIAFPLMILSIIIATAYLWLWFYLHTTVALISTLVVAAIMGLILNIFNKRLAAQSVQSSGDQAKSM; the protein is encoded by the coding sequence ATACCTGAGAACATGCAGGTTGCTTTTGCTACAGCAGTATTTTTAATCACTTACGCTATAATAGTTTCCGAAAAAATCCACCGCTCGGTAATAGCCTTCGTAGGTGCCGCGGTGATGATTCTCACCGGCATTCTAAACCCGGAACTGGCCGTTCATTATGTTGATTGGAACACCATCGGCCTGTTGGTGGGTATGATGATTATTGTTGGTATCACTCGGGAAACCGGGCTTTTTGAATTTCTAGCCATTAAGGCAGCGAAAATGGCCAAAGGTCGTCCCCTGGCTATTATGGTTTCCCTGGCTGCAATCACAGCAATATGTTCGGCACTACTGGATAACGTTACCACAGTGCTGTTAATGGTGCCTGTAACCTTCGCCATTGCGCGCAAGCTGGAACTGAGCCCTATTCCGTTTTTAATTGTAGAGATTATATCTTCAAACATTGGTGGAACGGCCACCCTTATCGGTGACCCACCTAACATCATGATCGGAAGCGCAACACACCTGGGTTTCTTGGATTTTGTGATTAACCTTACCCCGGTGGTTATTCTTATTCACGTGGTAACAATCTTTATACTTCAGTTAATCTATAAACGTCAAATGATTGTTACACCGGAAATACAGGAGCGCATTTACGATCTGGACGAAACTCAGGAACTTAAAGACATTCCCTTAATGAAAAAATGTCTTTTGGTGATGGGCATTACCATTTTAGGTTTTTTCCTGCACCAGTTCCTGCACTTGGAGTCCAGCGTTATAGCACTTACCGGTGCATCACTTTTGCTACTAATTACCAATTCCGACCCCGAGCATCCCCTGCATAACGTGGAATGGCCGGTTATATTCTTCTTTATAGGCCTGTTCGTTATCGTTGGTGCACTGGAAGAGGTTGGAATTATTGAATCCCTGGCCCATTTTGCACTCGAGGCTACCGGCGGGGTGGTATTCCCTACGGGCATGCTCATTCTATGGGTATCTTCAGTAGCCTCAGCCTTTGTTGACAATATACCCTTCGTGGCCACTATGATTCCCCTCATTCACAGTATGGCAGCTAATAATGCCGATATTAATACAGCGCAGAACTTCCTCTGGTGGGCTCTCTCACTGGGTGCCTGTCTGGGGGGTAACGGTACTATCATCGGCGCCTCGGCAAACGTGGTGGTTATCGGTATGGCGGAAAAACGCGGCTCTCGGATTTCCTTTATGGATTTCTTCAAGATTGCTTTCCCCTTAATGATTCTGTCAATCATCATTGCCACCGCCTACCTGTGGCTCTGGTTCTACCTGCACACTACTGTAGCACTTATTAGCACGTTGGTAGTGGCAGCAATTATGGGATTGATTCTCAACATCTTTAATAAACGTCTTGCGGCTCAAAGTGTGCAAAGCAGTGGTGACCAAGCCAAGAGTATGTAA